In the genome of Maribacter forsetii DSM 18668, the window AACAGTAACCGGTACCGGTTTGTCCATATCCTCTTCTATTACAATGGGCTCCCCTGCATTTAAATACTCCACTAGTTGTTGTGCTACTTCATCTTTCACATCTTCCCATTGAACAATGTCATAACGTTCCAACCCAATGAAATCACCGGAAATGTATACCGTTTTAATAAATGGCAAATGAAATAACTGCTGTGCTAGAGGAGAGTTTTTAGCATCATCAATATTCTTGAATTCGTAATTTTTTCGTTGAACTAAAATATGATTAGTTTCGAACTTTAATATATTTGGATTATTGGTCTTAACGACTGTAATTGAATACTCTTTCATTTCTCAAAAATTTTAAGCAAAAATACAAAGGAAATCTTAGTTTGTACCAACATAATAATGTTGAGGTTAACCCGTTATTAACTTTATATTAGTGAAACTAAACCTTAGTTTTAAAGTCCCTATATGAAATACCACATACTTCTATTGTTTACCGTGCTTATGATCGGGTCAAAATCAATCGCACAAGAAGGTATACCTGTATATTTTGATTATTTGTCTGATAATTATTATTTAGTTTTTCCATCTATGGCAGGTATTGGTGAGGGAGGAAAGATTAGGGCAACTGCTAGAAAACAATGGTTTGATGTTGATGATGCCCCTAGTTTACAAACTATAAATGCTCATTTTCGATTGGGCGATTCTCCTAGTGGTATAGGTGCAATCATATTTAATGATGCTAACGGTTACCATTCTCAAACAGGTTTAAAATTGACTTATGCACATCATTTAAGAATGGGAGGAGGAGACCTTAGACAGCTAAATCAACTTTCTTTTGGTATAAGTGCAACTATTTTACAGAGTAGTTTAGATGAAACAGAATTTAGGTCGGCTACACCTGACCCAGCAGTTTCTGGTATTAAGCTAAGCTCGTCTTATTCTAATGTAGATATAGGTCTTTCATACAATTATGGAGAGTTTTATACGCATTTTGCAGTGACAAATGCGCTAACTGGTAGTAAAAGGAATTTGTATTACAGAGATAGAGATGATAACCCAGATGAGTTGGTTATTGATAATATTAGAAGATTTTTAGTATCTGCAGGTTATATTTTTGGTAGAAGTGAATGGCAGTTTGAGCCTTCTGTACTTTTTCAATTAACAGAATTTACTAAAGAGAAAAGTTTGGATATCAATGCCAAAGTATACAAAGATGTAGATTTTGGACGTATTTGGGGTGGACTCTCGTATAGAAGAAGTTTTGATGGAGCACAGTTTCAAGATGGTGTTTCTTTTGGAGAACAACGTTTACAGTTGGTAACCCCAATAGTTGGAGCTAACTTCAAAAACTTTATGGTTTCATATAACTACTCATACCAAATGAACGATTACCGTTTTGATAACGGAGGTTTTCATCAAATTACTTTAGGGTATGATTTTGGACAAACAGAACGTAAGTACGATTGTTACTGCCCGGCTGCGAATTAAAAAGGCCTGCTCATAGTTGAGCAGACCTAGTATTTTATTGTTCCCAACTGTAGTTTTTTGTTTTGGCTTGTTTTTTTATTGCTTTGATCATAGCATTTTCCAGTTCTCCTGAATTTTCATCCTTTTGATGTTCAGAAATATAAGCTAATCTTTTTGAGTTATATTCTTGGATCTCTTTTTGAATCTCTTCCCTTTCAGACTTTTTAGATTCAATAAACATTTTTATTTCTTTTTCATTTTTACCTTGAAGTTCTTCTGGTAATTCATCATTTTCTACTGAACTAATTTCAAATTCAGTATCGTCGTAAGCATCGACCAAATCCCATTTTTTATTATTATAAAGTCTAGAACTTTTGCTGACCGCTCTTTTAACGGCAACGGCTTCTTCCATCTCTAATGCATTACTGTCTTGTACTTCTTGTGCGATAATTTTTGATTTACCCATCGACCCATAAGAGACATACGTGGTATTTAATTTTGAATTCAGTTTTATGATGATATCGTCATAAGGAGTGTTAATTTGTACAACTTTTTTGTTGTGATCAATAGCCATATATTCCCCACCTGTTAATGAAGCACCATTTTTCCAATCGGTATTTATTCCTAATTCATAATTTCCACAGAAGATGGTGTTTACCACTACATCTTTTTCATTGGCATTAGCTAGTGCAGTTCTGTAGTTATATCTACCTTGAGTAAAAGGTTCATTGCCTGCAATAAAAATCATTCGCAGTAAATCTGGGTTCTTATTCCATGGTAATTGGTGTAAAGAGGTTTGTAGTACCTTTCCGCAATACTCTTCGCCACCATTGGTGGTCAAAGAAAACAACTTTTCTGAAATTTCGTCTAAATCACTGCTAAAACCCAATACTTGTTGAATATACCCTTCGTTTGCAGAAAGGTTGTCATTACCATATTGGTATAGTGCAATTTGTAAATTTGGTCTGCTGTCATTTCCACATTTTGCATAACTGAACTCATTTACAATATCCCAAAGCTGAGATTTTGCTTGGTTTATCAATCCGTCCATACTATTGCTAGTATCTAATAACAGGGCTATTTGAACCGTGTTTGTTTCCTTAGGTTCAATAGTTTCAGAAGCTTGCGCAATTAATTCAATGGGCTTTTTCTTATCGCTAGTATTACATGCAAACACTGTAGTTAAAGTAAGAATTGCTATGCAGAATGATCCAAGTTGTTTAATCGTTTTCATCGTTTTTTGTTTTAAATTCAATGCTAAACTAAAATCAAAGTATTTCTCTGAATAACGATAATGAGCGAACTGTCCGTTTCACTTAGTAAAGGGTTGTGCGGAGTTTGTTAACCAATGAAATGATCCCTTAATATTAGGTGTTTTGAGTATTTCGTATTTTTTAGTGCCACAATAATCAGCTAAGTTTACCGTAGTAATAGCAGATGAAAAATTATAGTATATATATAATAATATGTTTTCTTTTGGGATGGAGTACGCTTTATTCCCAGGGGCAAAATGATGCCCTAAGATTTACTTTAGAGGGTAGGGTAGAAGTTAGAAATACCGGAAAACCAATATCTGGTGTTTCCGTTTATAATAATTTGGGAGACTTTGTAATTACTAATGCATTAGGAGAATTTAAAATTAGAACTAGAATTGGTGATCAGTTAGTTATAGAGCATGATGATATTGAAACTTTACGGTACGATGTACAGAAGAATGACGATGTTTTAATCTTAGTAGAGGATTTTGAATCTTCACCAATTAGTAGTCGTTCAAAATCATTGCCAGATATATCTGTCAAGCATCAGCAGTTACTAGATTCTGCAGAAGAGTATAAAGCCCAGGATATTGAAAGAAGTATTGATTTGGTTGCGCAATCTATATCAATTTTAGGTAAGCGAGGACGAAAGAAAGAACTGGCAAGGTCACTTTCTAAACTTGGCGAGATCTATCAATATCATAAGCAATTGGATTTAGCTATTGATAATTATGAAGATGCTTTAGAAAACAATAAGACGATTTCAACTTCTTTGCTTTTGGCTAGGGCGTATAACTTAACCAACAGATTTGATGAAAGCTTAGAGCTATTGAATCCGTTATTGGAGATTAAGTCCATGCCATCGCGCCAAAGTGTACAACTTTATGAACTGTTAGGTGATGCGAAAAAAGGAAATGGTAGCACTCAAGAAGCTTTGGACTTGTATAATAGAGGGTTGTTAATTGCCGATAAGAATCAGATTACATCAAAGATGATCGATTTGAATTCTAAAATAGCAGATACATACTCCTTGGGAAACCAAAACATGGAGGCTGAGGCTTATTATGATAGTTCATTGGAATTAGCAACTCAATCAGCACCAAAAAGAGCATTACAAGAAAAAGAAAAGGTCGCAGATTTCTACAATACAAAAAGTAGGTTCAATGAAGAGATAAATATGCGTAAAAGTAGTCTTCAAGAATTAAAGAAACTGAATTCGCCCAACGCAGGTGTTAAGAAATTAGAATTAGGCGATACCATAACATCACAGCGTATAAACTATAAAATTGCAAACGCATATATCTCTCAAGACAGGTACAATGAGGCTATACCTTTTTTAGAGAAAAGTATTGTTGAGGCAGATTCAGATGATGATTTGGTAGTGCAAAAAGATGCTACTAGAAAGTTGTCTGAAGTGTACAAGGTAAAAGGTGATTTTACCAAGGCATTAGATACCTACCAAAGTTATGTGGCTTTAGTAGATTCGCTATATGTACGTAAAGAACAAGAAATTTCTAGAGCAACCAGATTTAATCGTGAAATTGCAAATGCAGAAAACCGACTTACAGGTTTAGAGCAAGAAAGAGAACTTTCTCAAAGCAAGTATGATTTAGCACTTACGGAGCAGGAGTTGGTGAAAGAGAGTAATAAGCGGCAGCAATTGGTGATTTATTCCCTCATATTCGGGCTCCTATTAACCTTATTGGCAGCTTTTTTCTTTTACCGTAGCAATCAACAACAAAAACTGGCAAACAATTTATTGGCGTTGAAGTCGTTGAGGTCGCAGATGAATCCTCATTTTATTTTCAATGCGTTGAATTCGGTAAATAATTTCATTTCTAAAAGTGATGAACGTAGCGCTAATAGATACCTAAGCGATTTCTCAAAGTTAATGCGCTCTGTTCTTGAAAATTCTGAAGAAGATTTTATTCCCTTAGAAAAAGAATTGCAACAGCTAGAGCTTTATATAAAACTTGAGCATTCTAGATTTGAAGATAAGTTTGATTATCAAATAACTATTGATGAGAATGTACAGGTTTCTAAATTTCAAATACCGCCAATGTTATTGCAACCATATATAGAAAACGCTATTTGGCACGGATTACGATATAGGGATGAAAAGGGGGAGCTGTTGGTAACCATAAAGGAGAATACTGCAGATTCAATCATTATTTCTATTACGGATAATGGTATTGGAAGAAAGAAATCTGCCGAGATTAAAACCCAAAATCAACGAAAACAAAAGTCGAAAGGAATGGGCATCATTAAAAAACGTGTAGCTATTTTAAACGATATGTATACGGATAAAGTAGATATCAAAATTTCAGATTTACAGTCAGATGGTTCAGGAACTAAAGTCCTGTTCATTTTAAAAAGAGAAAAATGAGCTTAAACGCAATTTTAGTAGAAGATGAGGCAAATAGTAGAGAAATATTAAGAAATTATATTGCTAAATATTGTCCAAGTGTAAATTTGTTGGGTGAGGCTTCATCAATTAAAGAAGCCTTGATCTTAATTGGTGAAAACGAATTAGATTTAGTGTTTTTAGATGTAGAGATGCCTTTTGGTAATGCGTTCGATTTGCTTGATCAATTACCGGACAGAACCTTTGAAACCGTTTTTGTTACGGCTTATGATCATTATGCAAAAGATGCTTTAAACAATCATGCTGCTTATTATTTGACGAAACCTATCAATATAGATGAGTTGGTAAATGCGGTGGAGTATGTAGAAGGTGTTCGTGAGAAAGAAGCTAGTTTAGAGGGAGAGGTGTTAAGTACAAAATCTAACGGAGTGGAAGGGAAGTTGACATTGCCACAGCAAGACGGATTTCAAGTTTTGAATATTGCCGAAATACTATATTGCAAGGCCGATGATAATTATACTGAAATTTACTTATTGAATAAGAAGATTTTGGTCAGTAAAACATTAAAGTATTTTGAAGATGCTTTAACCGACTATCCGTTTGCACGAGTACATAAGTCTTTTTTGGTAAACGTAAATGAGGTGGTGAAGTACAGAAAAGGTAAAGGAGGAAGTGTGGTAATGTCTAACGGTAAAGAAGTGATGGTTTCCGCATCAAAGAAAAAAGATTTTCTATCCTATTTTAATTAAAAGAATTACAATGATAAAAGCAGTTAGAGGTAAAGAACCTGTTATAGGCGAAGATTGTTTTATTGCAGAAAACGCAACCATAGTTGGTGAAGTAAGTATGGGTAAGCAATGTAGTGTCTGGTTCAATGCAGTATTACGTGGCGATGTTCATTTTATAAAAATGGGCGATAAGGTAAATGTACAGGACGGAGCCGTAGTACATTGTACATATTTAAAATACCCTACTACAATTGGCAATAATGTTTCTATTGGGCATAATGCGCTTGTGCATGGTTGTACTATACATGATAATGTGTTAGTAGGTATGGGTAGTATAATTATGGATGATTGTGTAGTAGAAAGTAATAGTATTATAGCAGCAGGTGCTGTTCTTACCAAAGGGACACATGTACCATCTGGGAGTATTTTTGCCGGTATGCCTGCTAAAAAAATCAAGGATATAAGTCCTGAACTAAGTTCTGGGGAAATCAATAGAATTGCAGAAGCATATACAATGTATTCCGGTTGGTTTAAGGAGTAAAGGTTAACTCAAAAAAACCAATTGCTTGCTGCAATCTATCTAAAATACGTATTTTTGAGCCACCAAAACTAAAAGTTATGAACGCGTATGTTTTTCCTGGGCAAGGTGCTCAATTTGTTGGAATGGGATTAGATTTATATGAAAAATACCCTATTGCAAAAGAGTTATTTCTTAAGGCAAACGATATATTAGGCTTTGAGATTACTGAGGTAATGTTTAGAGGTACTGCAGAAGGTTTAAAAGAGACCAAGGTTACCCAACCTGCTATTTTCCTACATTCTGTTATTTTGAGTAAAGTAATGGGTGATGCATTTAAACCAGATATGGTTGCGGGTCATTCTTTAGGAGAGTTTTCTGCATTGGTGGCGAATAATACCTTAAGTTTTGAAGACGGATTAAAATTAGTTTCGCAACGTGCTTTGGCAATGCAGAAGGCATGTGAACTTAAACCATCGACAATGGCTGCCGTTTTAGGTTTGGAAGACGCTGTGGTAGAAAAAGTATGTGCAGAAATTTCAGGAATTGTGGTTGCTGCGAATTATAACTGTCCGGGTCAATTGGTGATTTCAGGTGAAGTACCTGCAGTAGAAGAAGCTTGTGAAAAATTAAAAGAAGCAGGAGCAAGACGTGCCTTGATGCTTCCTGTGGGTGGAGCTTTTCACTCACCGTTAATGGAACCTGCTAGAGAAGAATTAGCTGCGGCAATAGCAAATACTACTTTCTCTACACCTAGCTGTCCAATCTATCAAAATGTACCAACAACTGCAGTGAATAGTGCAGATGAGATCAAAAAGAATTTGATGCTGCAGTTGACAGCTCCTGTAAAATGGACTCAGAGTGTACAGCAAATGGTAAAAGATGGAGCTACCGTCTTTACTGAAATAGGTCCTGGCAAGGTCTTACAGGGGTTAGTTAGAAAAATTGAACCTAGTGTTACTACACAAGCTCCAGAGCTAACGGAGTAGCCTTTGTTTACTTAATATTACCATTTAACCCATAAATCCTTTTTTCAACTGTTTCTGAGCGGTTTACCTTGTTTTTTTTGTAATATTGGAACCCTCTTTTTTGGTTGTGGATTTAGAACTTTCCCAATCACACTGTAGGGTATGATAAAGAATGCTATGAAAATTATAACAGTAATTGAATTGAGTTTGAAATGTATGTTCAGTAGATATAGTATGCTGATTTGTCTTTTCTTTTTTTCAACACTAATGTTTTCGCAAACAGCTACATTGTCTGTTTCTGATGCCGATGCTTCTGAAAGTGATGGAGTGCCGAATCCTGGTCAATTTCAAGTGAGACTTACTGGTGGATTATTTGGCGTTTCTAATATGGAACGTACAATCAATGTTATTGTTGAAACAGGAACAACTACAGCTTTAGCAAATCTAGATAGAGAACCGATTGCAAATACTTTGGTGATTCCTGAGGGTGAGACTGTTGGGTTTATAGATCTTAATATTATAGATGATTCCTTAGTTGAAGGGGATGAAATTCTATTTTTAACCATTGAGCCTGGAGATAACTATTCGTTAAGTCCATTTCTTGCAGGGAGAACACAATCAATTACTATTCTTGACGATGACTTTGCAACCTTAAGTATTAGTGATGCTATTGCCGATGAAGGTGAGGGCTTAGTTTTTACCATTACCTCAGATGAACCTGTTCAATATGACTATGAAGTAGAGGTCGAGTTTTCTGGAGGAGATGCAGAGGGTGGGGGCGCAGGTATAAATCATCCACAAGATTATAATAGTAATGCTCAACCTATTACTTTTCCAGCAGGTTCTACCTTGCAAACTTTTTCAGTACCAACCGGTAATGATAATGTTATAGAAGATGATGAGACGTTTGGAGCTGAAATATCAGGTGTTAATAATGAGAATGTTATTGTGGGAGCTGCGTCAAAAGGTACTATTGTTAATGATGATTTTCCAGGTGTAAGCGTAAGCGCAATTAGTGGTGATACAGGTGAGGATGGTACCCAAGCAACTTTTAGTATTACTTTGCAAACTGAGCCTACAGATGATGTTGAAATAAATTTATCAAGTGATAATACTAATGAAGGTATAGTGCCTTCCTCGGTTATAATACCTGCTGAAGACTGGAATACAGGAGTTTTGGTTACGGTTACAGGTGTAGATGATTCTGATGTAGATGGCGATGTTACATATACCATAATTACAGGAAACATAAGTTCTGATGATGATAATTATGATGACATAGATGATGATGATATAGATGATGTTACTGTGGTAAATATCGACAATGATATTATTTTTGAGGTTTCTGTTGTTTCAACTACTGCTACAGCAAATGAGAATCCGGTTTCTAATGGTGTTTTTACCGTCAGTTTAGATGAGACTAATACAACTGGCGCACCGGTAGTCGTAAATTATAATGTAACCGGTACTGCAACATCTGGTGTAGATTTCACGGCACTAAGTGGTTCAGTTTCAATTCCGATTAATGCAAATTCAGGTATTGTTAATGTGGTTCCAATAAATGA includes:
- a CDS encoding PorP/SprF family type IX secretion system membrane protein, giving the protein MKYHILLLFTVLMIGSKSIAQEGIPVYFDYLSDNYYLVFPSMAGIGEGGKIRATARKQWFDVDDAPSLQTINAHFRLGDSPSGIGAIIFNDANGYHSQTGLKLTYAHHLRMGGGDLRQLNQLSFGISATILQSSLDETEFRSATPDPAVSGIKLSSSYSNVDIGLSYNYGEFYTHFAVTNALTGSKRNLYYRDRDDNPDELVIDNIRRFLVSAGYIFGRSEWQFEPSVLFQLTEFTKEKSLDINAKVYKDVDFGRIWGGLSYRRSFDGAQFQDGVSFGEQRLQLVTPIVGANFKNFMVSYNYSYQMNDYRFDNGGFHQITLGYDFGQTERKYDCYCPAAN
- a CDS encoding vWA domain-containing protein, which produces MKTIKQLGSFCIAILTLTTVFACNTSDKKKPIELIAQASETIEPKETNTVQIALLLDTSNSMDGLINQAKSQLWDIVNEFSYAKCGNDSRPNLQIALYQYGNDNLSANEGYIQQVLGFSSDLDEISEKLFSLTTNGGEEYCGKVLQTSLHQLPWNKNPDLLRMIFIAGNEPFTQGRYNYRTALANANEKDVVVNTIFCGNYELGINTDWKNGASLTGGEYMAIDHNKKVVQINTPYDDIIIKLNSKLNTTYVSYGSMGKSKIIAQEVQDSNALEMEEAVAVKRAVSKSSRLYNNKKWDLVDAYDDTEFEISSVENDELPEELQGKNEKEIKMFIESKKSEREEIQKEIQEYNSKRLAYISEHQKDENSGELENAMIKAIKKQAKTKNYSWEQ
- a CDS encoding histidine kinase, translated to MGWSTLYSQGQNDALRFTLEGRVEVRNTGKPISGVSVYNNLGDFVITNALGEFKIRTRIGDQLVIEHDDIETLRYDVQKNDDVLILVEDFESSPISSRSKSLPDISVKHQQLLDSAEEYKAQDIERSIDLVAQSISILGKRGRKKELARSLSKLGEIYQYHKQLDLAIDNYEDALENNKTISTSLLLARAYNLTNRFDESLELLNPLLEIKSMPSRQSVQLYELLGDAKKGNGSTQEALDLYNRGLLIADKNQITSKMIDLNSKIADTYSLGNQNMEAEAYYDSSLELATQSAPKRALQEKEKVADFYNTKSRFNEEINMRKSSLQELKKLNSPNAGVKKLELGDTITSQRINYKIANAYISQDRYNEAIPFLEKSIVEADSDDDLVVQKDATRKLSEVYKVKGDFTKALDTYQSYVALVDSLYVRKEQEISRATRFNREIANAENRLTGLEQERELSQSKYDLALTEQELVKESNKRQQLVIYSLIFGLLLTLLAAFFFYRSNQQQKLANNLLALKSLRSQMNPHFIFNALNSVNNFISKSDERSANRYLSDFSKLMRSVLENSEEDFIPLEKELQQLELYIKLEHSRFEDKFDYQITIDENVQVSKFQIPPMLLQPYIENAIWHGLRYRDEKGELLVTIKENTADSIIISITDNGIGRKKSAEIKTQNQRKQKSKGMGIIKKRVAILNDMYTDKVDIKISDLQSDGSGTKVLFILKREK
- a CDS encoding LytR/AlgR family response regulator transcription factor yields the protein MSLNAILVEDEANSREILRNYIAKYCPSVNLLGEASSIKEALILIGENELDLVFLDVEMPFGNAFDLLDQLPDRTFETVFVTAYDHYAKDALNNHAAYYLTKPINIDELVNAVEYVEGVREKEASLEGEVLSTKSNGVEGKLTLPQQDGFQVLNIAEILYCKADDNYTEIYLLNKKILVSKTLKYFEDALTDYPFARVHKSFLVNVNEVVKYRKGKGGSVVMSNGKEVMVSASKKKDFLSYFN
- a CDS encoding gamma carbonic anhydrase family protein is translated as MIKAVRGKEPVIGEDCFIAENATIVGEVSMGKQCSVWFNAVLRGDVHFIKMGDKVNVQDGAVVHCTYLKYPTTIGNNVSIGHNALVHGCTIHDNVLVGMGSIIMDDCVVESNSIIAAGAVLTKGTHVPSGSIFAGMPAKKIKDISPELSSGEINRIAEAYTMYSGWFKE
- the fabD gene encoding ACP S-malonyltransferase, giving the protein MNAYVFPGQGAQFVGMGLDLYEKYPIAKELFLKANDILGFEITEVMFRGTAEGLKETKVTQPAIFLHSVILSKVMGDAFKPDMVAGHSLGEFSALVANNTLSFEDGLKLVSQRALAMQKACELKPSTMAAVLGLEDAVVEKVCAEISGIVVAANYNCPGQLVISGEVPAVEEACEKLKEAGARRALMLPVGGAFHSPLMEPAREELAAAIANTTFSTPSCPIYQNVPTTAVNSADEIKKNLMLQLTAPVKWTQSVQQMVKDGATVFTEIGPGKVLQGLVRKIEPSVTTQAPELTE